In Nitrospira sp., a single genomic region encodes these proteins:
- a CDS encoding YicC/YloC family endoribonuclease, with the protein MITSMTGFGRRQGAWQDGQVTAEIRSVNHRFLETGLRLPKTMSAREEHIKKAIQEHCRRGRVDLTVLVQGGRGGARSLQLDADLAKQYHQALRNLQKTLKLKGTIDVGLLAGFRDVITISDQPSDDPKLAALIEKLVGQAIQDLVKMRKKEGALLATDIRARLETLRGLKAQVAVKAPSVAQEAFDRMKIRLEKLLSSEIQDVPKLHQELALFADRSDITEELVRLDAHMIQFDHTLQSSESVGKTLDFLLQEMGREVNTIGSKANDATITASVVQMKAEIERIREQIQNVE; encoded by the coding sequence ATGATCACCAGCATGACCGGTTTCGGACGACGACAAGGGGCCTGGCAGGACGGACAGGTGACGGCAGAAATTCGCTCCGTCAATCACCGGTTTTTGGAAACCGGCCTGCGACTGCCGAAGACCATGAGCGCGCGTGAAGAACACATCAAAAAAGCCATTCAGGAACATTGCCGCCGCGGACGCGTCGATCTCACGGTCCTCGTGCAGGGCGGGCGGGGAGGGGCACGCTCGCTGCAACTTGACGCTGATCTGGCGAAGCAGTACCATCAGGCCCTCCGGAATCTCCAGAAAACGCTCAAGCTCAAAGGAACGATCGATGTCGGGCTCCTCGCAGGATTCCGTGATGTCATTACGATTTCCGACCAGCCGTCCGACGACCCCAAGCTTGCCGCGCTCATAGAAAAACTGGTAGGCCAGGCGATTCAAGACCTGGTGAAGATGAGAAAGAAGGAGGGGGCCCTCCTCGCGACGGATATTCGCGCGCGCCTTGAGACCTTGCGCGGACTGAAGGCACAAGTGGCGGTTAAAGCCCCGTCAGTGGCCCAAGAGGCTTTTGACCGCATGAAAATCAGACTTGAAAAGCTGCTGTCGTCTGAGATCCAGGATGTCCCGAAATTGCATCAAGAGCTGGCCCTCTTTGCGGATCGCAGCGACATCACAGAAGAATTGGTCAGACTCGATGCACATATGATACAGTTCGACCATACGCTTCAGAGTTCAGAGTCCGTGGGCAAAACGTTGGACTTTCTCCTGCAAGAGATGGGGCGAGAGGTCAATACCATCGGCTCCAAGGCCAACGATGCGACGATCACGGCATCGGTCGTACAAATGAAGGCAGAGATAGAGCGAATCAGAGAACAGATTCAGAACGTGGAATGA
- the gmk gene encoding guanylate kinase, protein MSTSPAPTASDPRPYVPERRGILFIISAPSGTGKTTLCKQITASVPGIWHSVSYTTRQPRPGEEHGREYFFIEEKIFQDMVAKNEFMEYAHVYGNWYGTPRKALMDKMEQGIDVLLEIDVQGALQIKKKVQDAVYIFILPPSMETLRTRLQSRASDTPEEIQRRLQKVKEEVWSYREYYYIVRNDNLEQSLKELQSVFLAERLKTKRLDMHWLEQNFILEKESKPGDRDQSSIAKGSTAHHD, encoded by the coding sequence ATGAGCACCAGTCCTGCGCCAACCGCATCAGATCCGCGTCCCTATGTCCCCGAACGACGGGGAATTTTGTTCATTATTTCGGCGCCGTCCGGAACGGGCAAGACGACACTCTGCAAACAAATTACCGCCTCGGTACCGGGAATTTGGCATTCGGTCTCCTATACCACCAGGCAGCCGCGCCCCGGTGAAGAACACGGACGGGAATACTTCTTCATCGAAGAGAAAATCTTTCAGGACATGGTGGCCAAAAACGAGTTCATGGAATATGCCCATGTGTACGGCAACTGGTACGGCACTCCGCGCAAGGCCCTGATGGACAAGATGGAGCAGGGGATCGACGTTCTGCTGGAAATCGACGTTCAGGGCGCCTTGCAGATCAAGAAGAAGGTGCAGGACGCCGTCTATATTTTCATTCTGCCACCCTCGATGGAAACCCTGCGCACCAGGCTCCAGAGCCGGGCCTCCGACACTCCGGAGGAGATTCAGCGCCGATTACAGAAGGTGAAGGAGGAGGTGTGGAGTTACCGCGAGTACTACTACATCGTGCGTAACGACAACCTGGAACAGTCTCTTAAAGAACTCCAGAGCGTGTTCCTGGCGGAACGCCTCAAGACGAAGCGACTTGATATGCATTGGCTTGAACAGAACTTCATTCTCGAGAAAGAATCCAAACCGGGAGATCGTGACCAATCTTCCATTGCTAAAGGGAGTACCGCGCACCATGATTGA
- a CDS encoding DNA-directed RNA polymerase subunit omega: protein MIDMLNLLPQYKLGQFDSRHRLVIVAAQRAKHLIQGAKRSGLVRFTKETTCALDEVLRGEVKYLVGEEARDAMKEAKRGKEGETERLAMMTGEDAKEIKKELSVYVDDAAKPAPAEE, encoded by the coding sequence ATGATTGACATGCTCAACCTCTTGCCCCAGTACAAACTCGGCCAATTCGATTCACGCCATCGGCTCGTTATCGTCGCGGCTCAACGAGCCAAGCACCTGATCCAGGGAGCCAAGCGCTCCGGCCTCGTCCGCTTCACCAAGGAAACCACCTGCGCGCTCGACGAAGTGCTGCGCGGAGAGGTCAAGTATCTCGTCGGCGAGGAAGCCCGTGATGCCATGAAAGAAGCCAAGCGCGGAAAAGAAGGCGAGACCGAGCGGTTGGCCATGATGACCGGTGAGGACGCCAAGGAAATTAAGAAAGAACTCAGCGTCTATGTCGATGACGCCGCTAAGCCCGCCCCAGCGGAGGAGTAA
- the coaBC gene encoding bifunctional phosphopantothenoylcysteine decarboxylase/phosphopantothenate--cysteine ligase CoaBC: MDSETTPGTLTGKRVALGVTGSIAAYKAVSLLRALTRQGASVSVVMTKAATKFVTPMTFEVLSGQAVTTDLFEAHQEMKHLSIPEGADAIVIAPATANFLAKAAVGLADDVLSTMLLTSRCPLIVAPAMDGDMWTHPTVQDHVKTLRSRGTTVLDPEEGPLASGQVAQGRLAAETRILEAIEHVLIPLADLKGQRILVSAGPTQEAIDPVRYISNRSSGKMGYAIAEAARNRGAEVILVTGPTALTPPAGIRVVPITTAKEMAEAMSAQFGWSSIVIMAAAVADFRPKTPAAQKLKKGTAAVPPLELERAPDILAMLSAKRTSQILVGFAAETQHLVQHATDKLTAKGLDLIVANDVTQAGGGFGSEHNAAIILSRTGIQHTFDLRPKSQLAHDILSTIVEFAQNEPRKQTPASVR, encoded by the coding sequence TTGGATTCAGAGACGACGCCAGGGACGTTGACCGGTAAACGGGTGGCGCTCGGCGTCACAGGAAGTATCGCGGCCTATAAGGCCGTGAGCCTTTTGCGTGCCCTCACACGGCAAGGGGCCAGCGTCTCCGTCGTGATGACCAAGGCCGCGACGAAGTTCGTCACGCCGATGACCTTTGAAGTGTTGTCCGGCCAGGCCGTGACGACCGACCTCTTCGAAGCTCATCAAGAGATGAAGCATCTGTCCATCCCGGAAGGGGCCGATGCCATCGTGATCGCGCCGGCAACAGCCAACTTCCTGGCCAAGGCCGCTGTCGGACTGGCGGATGATGTCCTGTCGACCATGCTACTCACGAGCCGCTGTCCCTTGATTGTGGCACCGGCCATGGACGGCGACATGTGGACACATCCCACCGTCCAAGACCATGTCAAGACGCTCCGCTCTCGAGGCACAACAGTCCTGGACCCCGAAGAAGGTCCGCTCGCTTCAGGCCAAGTGGCCCAAGGGCGACTTGCCGCCGAGACTCGAATCCTCGAAGCCATTGAACACGTCCTCATCCCGCTCGCCGATTTGAAAGGGCAGAGGATCCTCGTCTCAGCCGGCCCCACCCAGGAAGCCATCGATCCGGTTCGCTACATTTCCAACCGCTCGTCGGGAAAGATGGGCTATGCCATCGCGGAAGCGGCCAGAAACCGAGGTGCCGAGGTCATCCTCGTCACCGGCCCCACCGCCCTCACACCCCCGGCCGGCATCCGTGTCGTGCCAATCACCACCGCCAAAGAAATGGCGGAAGCCATGTCGGCTCAGTTCGGCTGGTCCTCCATCGTCATTATGGCCGCGGCCGTGGCGGACTTTCGTCCTAAGACTCCAGCAGCCCAGAAGCTGAAAAAGGGAACCGCCGCCGTGCCTCCGCTGGAGTTGGAACGGGCTCCCGATATTCTGGCCATGCTCTCGGCCAAACGCACCTCCCAAATCCTGGTTGGCTTCGCCGCCGAAACGCAACACCTCGTCCAACATGCGACCGACAAACTTACGGCGAAGGGCCTCGACCTGATCGTCGCCAACGATGTCACCCAAGCAGGGGGGGGATTCGGCAGCGAACACAATGCGGCCATCATCCTCTCCCGCACCGGAATTCAGCATACCTTCGACCTCCGTCCAAAATCACAATTGGCTCACGATATCCTCTCAACCATTGTAGAATTTGCCCAGAACGAACCTCGCAAACAGACACCGGCTTCCGTGCGATAG
- a CDS encoding tetratricopeptide repeat protein has product MASGSRANAAEIDRHATTLAKDPASKAFIPLAEEYGKAGMWSEAAGVLEDGLKYYPGFITAMVALGRAYDQLSQPTKAKAILEEAIKISPENLRAHRTLAKIYTAEGSAAQALRSCDVILALNPLDQESLSLRASLGAAIPDTSETPKAPSTRATVASSEAAAVAPDPHLPAAAELSALAENTDTAAVAVVVESAMPDLVADATASMASVLETDQPRAQEPAPVEAAMTTALAAEQTPVSAPSRNQTATNRLEHMLQSIHARRRDRPSPEATAAPAQP; this is encoded by the coding sequence ATGGCATCAGGATCCCGGGCCAACGCCGCTGAAATCGACCGTCATGCGACCACCCTGGCGAAAGACCCTGCCTCCAAGGCCTTTATTCCCTTGGCTGAAGAGTATGGCAAAGCCGGCATGTGGTCCGAAGCGGCCGGCGTCCTCGAAGACGGGCTGAAGTACTACCCCGGATTTATCACGGCGATGGTCGCGCTTGGCCGCGCCTATGACCAGCTGAGCCAACCGACCAAAGCCAAAGCCATTCTGGAAGAAGCCATCAAGATCAGTCCGGAAAACCTCCGGGCACATCGAACCTTGGCGAAGATCTACACTGCCGAAGGCTCCGCCGCCCAGGCGCTCCGCTCATGCGACGTGATCCTCGCTCTCAATCCGTTAGATCAAGAATCGCTCTCGCTGCGCGCTTCCCTCGGCGCCGCCATCCCGGACACATCCGAAACACCTAAGGCACCATCGACAAGAGCAACCGTCGCATCGTCCGAAGCGGCTGCTGTCGCACCTGATCCACACCTGCCGGCCGCTGCGGAGCTATCAGCCCTAGCCGAAAATACAGACACCGCTGCAGTAGCAGTAGTGGTGGAATCCGCCATGCCGGATCTCGTAGCTGATGCCACCGCCAGCATGGCCTCAGTCCTAGAAACGGATCAGCCCCGGGCACAAGAGCCGGCACCCGTTGAGGCTGCCATGACGACTGCACTCGCCGCCGAACAGACTCCCGTGTCTGCTCCATCACGAAACCAGACCGCCACCAATCGACTGGAGCATATGCTGCAGTCCATCCACGCTCGCCGCCGAGATCGGCCCTCTCCCGAAGCGACTGCTGCGCCAGCTCAACCCTGA
- the aroQ gene encoding type II 3-dehydroquinate dehydratase, with amino-acid sequence MVRILVLHGPNLNLLGTREQSIYGTTTLDEIDAAIAQTAEGLNIEVDTRQSNMEGELVTWIQEARTGYHGIIINPAAYTHTSVAIRDALAAVALPTVEVHLSNIYQREAFRHHSYIAGVAMAQLSGFGPAGYLLALQGLLEHLLEQGTKTGGAASKPVRRTRRRKA; translated from the coding sequence ATGGTTCGGATTCTTGTGCTACATGGGCCCAATCTCAACCTGCTCGGCACCCGGGAGCAATCCATTTACGGCACGACCACGCTCGACGAAATTGATGCCGCCATTGCCCAAACAGCCGAGGGCTTGAACATTGAAGTCGATACCCGGCAATCGAACATGGAAGGGGAGCTGGTCACCTGGATCCAGGAAGCGCGGACGGGTTACCACGGCATCATTATCAATCCGGCAGCCTACACCCATACCAGCGTGGCCATTCGGGATGCCCTGGCCGCCGTCGCCCTGCCGACGGTGGAAGTACATCTCTCGAATATTTACCAGCGGGAAGCATTCCGGCATCATTCATACATCGCAGGAGTGGCGATGGCGCAACTCTCCGGCTTCGGACCAGCCGGCTATCTCCTCGCCCTCCAAGGGCTCCTTGAACATCTCCTGGAGCAAGGCACCAAAACAGGCGGGGCCGCATCAAAACCCGTCCGCCGAACCCGCCGACGAAAAGCATGA
- the efp gene encoding elongation factor P has product MISTVDFRNGVRLMVEGDPFYIVEFQHVKPGKGGAFVRTKLKSYLTGNLLDRTFRSGERFEEPKLDEREMQFLYATDDDYTFMDNESYEQLTFAKKTLGENADLIKENMIVKILVYEHRPIDVELPNFIELKVVDADPGVRGDTASGGTKPATVETGAIIKVPLYLEVGTVIKIDTRTRSYVERVR; this is encoded by the coding sequence GTGATTTCGACAGTTGATTTTCGCAATGGCGTTCGCTTGATGGTCGAAGGCGACCCCTTTTACATCGTCGAGTTTCAGCATGTGAAACCAGGCAAAGGCGGCGCCTTCGTCAGGACCAAGTTGAAGAGCTATCTCACCGGCAACTTACTCGACCGCACATTCCGATCCGGCGAACGTTTTGAAGAGCCGAAACTCGATGAGCGGGAAATGCAATTTCTCTACGCCACCGACGACGACTACACCTTCATGGATAACGAAAGCTACGAACAGCTGACGTTTGCCAAGAAGACGTTGGGGGAGAATGCGGACCTGATCAAGGAAAACATGATCGTGAAGATTCTCGTCTACGAGCATCGACCGATCGACGTCGAACTCCCAAATTTCATCGAGCTCAAAGTCGTGGACGCCGATCCGGGCGTGCGCGGGGACACCGCCTCAGGCGGCACCAAACCCGCCACGGTCGAAACCGGCGCGATCATCAAAGTTCCCCTCTATCTGGAGGTAGGCACCGTGATTAAGATCGACACCCGCACCAGATCCTACGTGGAGCGCGTCAGGTGA
- the accB gene encoding acetyl-CoA carboxylase biotin carboxyl carrier protein, protein MSKRKPARPKTKQPRPIVLPQSFPGAQGQADTILTGTQTKQIQDLIDLLRRNNLTELELERQGVRIRVRHEVGMKTVTTSVQDAAPASPQSGSQPAPSSGPSAEETAGMFTITSPIVGTFYRSPSPDADPYVEDGDYVKKGQVLCIVEAMKLMNEIESETDGRIVKILAESTKSVEYGQALFLIDPKATQ, encoded by the coding sequence GTGAGTAAGCGGAAACCGGCGCGTCCGAAGACCAAACAACCCCGCCCGATCGTCCTGCCTCAGTCCTTTCCGGGAGCGCAGGGGCAGGCCGACACTATCTTGACCGGTACGCAGACCAAGCAGATCCAGGACCTGATCGATCTGCTCCGCCGAAATAACCTGACCGAACTGGAACTCGAACGGCAGGGCGTCCGTATTCGCGTACGGCATGAAGTCGGTATGAAGACCGTCACCACGTCGGTGCAAGACGCGGCGCCGGCATCGCCACAGTCCGGCAGCCAACCGGCACCGTCCTCTGGCCCCTCGGCTGAAGAAACGGCCGGCATGTTCACCATCACCTCGCCGATCGTCGGCACCTTCTACCGCTCACCGTCTCCCGACGCCGATCCCTATGTGGAAGACGGGGACTATGTGAAAAAAGGCCAGGTGCTGTGCATCGTCGAAGCGATGAAGCTCATGAACGAAATCGAATCCGAAACCGACGGGCGTATCGTGAAGATCCTGGCGGAGAGCACGAAGTCCGTCGAATACGGACAGGCGCTGTTCCTGATCGACCCCAAAGCGACGCAATAG
- the accC gene encoding acetyl-CoA carboxylase biotin carboxylase subunit produces the protein MFKKVLIANRGEIALRVIRACKELGIKTVAIHSEADAASLHVRAADEKVCVGPAEAALSYRNIPNVLSAAEISGADAIHPGYGFLSENAHFAEVCESIGIKFIGPSSENIAMLGDKAKAREIVMKRGLPVTPGSPGELRSEEEALQAAQKIGFPVIIKATAGGGGRGMRVVNKAEDLARAFQAAQAEAKSTFGNESVYLERYFLEPRHIEVQVMADHRGHVIHLGERDCSIQRRHQKLLEETPSPAIDDKLRKEIGRVAVEAVKAAHYRNVGTVEFLLDKDRNFFFMEVNTRIQVEHPITEMVTGVDLIKEQIRLAAGLPLTLRQQDVVMNGHSMECRINAEDPEKFTPSPGTITKYSPPGGFGVRVDSVMESGAVVSPHYDSMIAKLITHGRDRQECMARMRRALDEFVIEGIKTTIPLHRRILDDPDFQKGHVSTTFLERFLAS, from the coding sequence GTGTTCAAGAAAGTTCTGATCGCCAATCGCGGAGAGATCGCCCTGCGGGTCATCCGCGCCTGTAAAGAGCTCGGCATCAAGACCGTCGCCATCCATTCGGAGGCCGACGCCGCCAGCCTGCACGTCCGCGCCGCCGATGAAAAGGTCTGTGTGGGCCCGGCCGAAGCGGCTCTGAGCTATCGCAATATTCCCAACGTCCTGAGCGCGGCGGAAATCTCCGGCGCCGATGCCATTCATCCCGGCTACGGCTTCCTGTCAGAGAACGCTCACTTCGCCGAAGTCTGCGAATCCATCGGCATCAAATTCATCGGCCCGTCCTCCGAGAACATCGCCATGCTGGGCGACAAAGCCAAGGCTCGCGAAATTGTGATGAAGCGCGGCCTTCCCGTCACGCCCGGCAGCCCCGGTGAACTCCGGAGCGAGGAAGAGGCTCTGCAGGCCGCGCAGAAGATCGGCTTTCCCGTCATCATCAAGGCCACAGCCGGCGGCGGCGGACGTGGCATGCGCGTCGTGAACAAAGCCGAAGACCTGGCCCGCGCGTTCCAAGCCGCGCAAGCGGAAGCCAAATCGACGTTCGGCAACGAAAGCGTCTATCTCGAACGATACTTCCTCGAACCGCGCCATATCGAAGTGCAGGTCATGGCCGACCACCGTGGCCACGTCATCCACTTGGGCGAACGGGATTGTTCGATCCAGCGGCGGCACCAGAAGCTGTTGGAAGAAACTCCGTCACCGGCGATCGATGACAAACTGCGAAAAGAAATCGGGCGCGTCGCGGTCGAAGCCGTGAAAGCCGCGCATTACCGGAATGTCGGCACCGTGGAGTTCCTCCTCGACAAAGACCGAAATTTTTTCTTCATGGAAGTGAACACCCGTATTCAGGTCGAACATCCGATCACCGAAATGGTGACCGGTGTCGATTTGATCAAAGAACAGATCCGCCTGGCCGCCGGGCTTCCGTTAACGCTCCGGCAACAAGACGTCGTCATGAACGGCCACAGCATGGAATGCCGCATTAACGCAGAAGACCCGGAGAAGTTCACCCCATCGCCCGGCACCATCACCAAGTACAGCCCGCCCGGCGGGTTCGGCGTGCGTGTCGATTCGGTGATGGAATCAGGCGCGGTCGTCTCACCGCACTACGACTCGATGATTGCGAAACTGATTACCCACGGCCGCGACCGGCAGGAGTGCATGGCCCGCATGCGCCGCGCCCTCGACGAATTCGTCATTGAAGGCATCAAGACCACCATCCCGCTCCACCGCCGCATCCTCGACGACCCCGACTTCCAAAAAGGCCACGTCTCCACGACGTTCCTGGAACGGTTCCTCGCCAGCTAA
- a CDS encoding DUF433 domain-containing protein — protein sequence MLFFIDASTINTVTTQHIDISPDIAGGKPRIAGHRITVQNIVLWYERLRLTADEIATNHGVSLADFYAALAYCYDHRQEIDEAILADETYIAELQSRTTSKLSGKIGG from the coding sequence GTGTTGTTCTTCATTGACGCATCTACCATAAACACTGTCACGACACAGCACATCGACATCTCTCCTGACATTGCCGGTGGCAAGCCACGAATAGCCGGACATCGAATTACCGTACAGAACATTGTCCTCTGGTATGAGCGCTTGCGTCTGACCGCCGATGAGATCGCCACTAATCATGGAGTCTCCTTGGCCGATTTCTACGCAGCGCTGGCCTATTGCTACGATCATCGCCAGGAAATAGACGAAGCGATTCTGGCCGACGAAACCTATATCGCCGAGTTGCAGAGCCGGACTACGTCAAAGTTGAGTGGAAAGATCGGTGGCTGA
- a CDS encoding DUF5615 family PIN-like protein: MADQVKFYLDEHVPKAVAEGLRRRGVEVITVQELGLQHVTLL, encoded by the coding sequence GTGGCTGACCAGGTCAAGTTCTATCTGGACGAGCATGTCCCGAAAGCGGTGGCCGAGGGGTTGCGCCGGCGCGGCGTAGAGGTCATCACGGTTCAAGAACTCGGCTTGCAGCATGTCACACTTCTCTGA
- a CDS encoding SGNH/GDSL hydrolase family protein produces the protein MSAPSIWFRLFWLAFISTSWFFLVWLGTHRSESPSVLHRYSLSYFVLLTVLFCLNVGVSILLKQRIYQHRRAILLLGVSVCVALITAEVFCRMADPLGISYFEETRRYNLDRVADPDLVVRHRRSWGAMYQGVDVRFNELGLRDDPIRSKKRSEYRILMLGDSVVFGWGVVQNEIFSVKLQQLLTTEVGRPIRVINAGVAGYNTVQEYTFLRNDGLALEPDLVLLLYHPNDIEATPPAPSSAQGVSAQEKSPPQVLELLLEQSWLYRLAVYAGRYGRYGIRSAADLDTDEFRLEDGWRDSMSSLGQMARLCKERHIPLVVFYVRLLATPFNDALLMDVAEAVAPLPVTDMLSWFAEEDKRVYMNSKMDPHLNPKGHQVIAEHMGKYLTRETGPQPTLQFFPSSVPLSRRRE, from the coding sequence ATGTCTGCACCTTCAATATGGTTCCGACTCTTCTGGTTGGCATTCATATCTACCAGCTGGTTCTTCTTAGTCTGGCTCGGCACCCACCGTTCCGAATCCCCATCGGTGCTGCATCGATATTCCTTGAGCTACTTCGTTCTCTTGACGGTGCTCTTCTGTCTGAATGTCGGCGTATCCATCTTGCTCAAACAGCGTATTTATCAGCATCGGCGGGCAATTCTTCTCCTGGGTGTCTCGGTCTGTGTCGCTTTGATTACGGCGGAAGTGTTTTGTCGCATGGCCGACCCGCTCGGGATTTCCTATTTTGAAGAAACCCGTCGGTACAATCTGGATCGAGTCGCAGACCCGGACCTGGTTGTTCGGCACCGCCGATCCTGGGGGGCAATGTATCAAGGCGTGGACGTCCGCTTCAACGAACTCGGTCTTCGCGATGATCCCATTCGCTCCAAGAAACGATCTGAATATCGAATTCTTATGCTGGGAGATTCCGTAGTATTCGGATGGGGTGTGGTTCAAAATGAAATATTCTCGGTCAAACTTCAGCAACTCCTCACAACTGAAGTGGGACGCCCCATTCGGGTCATCAATGCCGGGGTAGCTGGATATAACACGGTCCAAGAGTACACGTTTCTTCGAAATGACGGACTCGCTCTTGAGCCGGACCTAGTCCTTCTCCTGTACCACCCGAATGACATCGAAGCCACTCCGCCTGCCCCAAGCTCAGCGCAAGGCGTATCCGCCCAGGAGAAGTCTCCGCCCCAAGTTCTGGAACTCCTGCTCGAACAAAGTTGGTTATATCGGTTGGCTGTCTACGCAGGCCGGTACGGCCGGTACGGCATCCGCAGCGCCGCCGACTTGGATACAGATGAATTTAGATTAGAAGACGGCTGGAGAGACTCGATGAGCTCATTGGGCCAAATGGCACGACTGTGCAAGGAACGCCACATTCCACTGGTTGTGTTCTATGTTCGCCTGTTGGCTACTCCGTTCAACGACGCCCTACTGATGGACGTTGCCGAGGCAGTGGCTCCTCTCCCTGTGACTGATATGCTCTCGTGGTTCGCGGAAGAAGACAAGCGAGTGTATATGAATTCAAAGATGGATCCGCATCTCAATCCGAAGGGCCATCAAGTCATTGCTGAACACATGGGTAAGTATTTGACTCGCGAGACCGGTCCTCAACCGACTCTTCAGTTCTTCCCATCTTCAGTTCCGCTCTCTCGCAGAAGGGAATGA
- the thiE gene encoding thiamine phosphate synthase: MAQRCYIGCAGIYLLLDPSVSPDRPLGEALTQSACAGVKIVQYRNKTASMKEAYAEALPLRKLAAELGVLFIVNDRCDLALAVDADGVHLGQGDLPLELARKVMGPDKLIGISTHNPDQVLAASAGKPDYLGFGPIFKPGSKQDHDPVVGIEGLRAIRSLTSLPIFAIGGITIENVGEVMKAGANGVAVISAILKAPDIKQAVSDFLAQMPAPAS; this comes from the coding sequence ATGGCTCAACGTTGCTATATTGGCTGCGCCGGCATTTACCTCCTCCTCGATCCATCAGTCTCACCAGACAGGCCGCTAGGTGAAGCTCTGACTCAATCTGCTTGTGCCGGGGTAAAGATCGTTCAGTACCGCAACAAGACTGCCTCGATGAAGGAGGCTTATGCGGAAGCGTTGCCGCTGAGAAAGCTTGCGGCGGAGTTGGGCGTCTTGTTCATTGTGAATGACCGCTGCGATCTGGCACTGGCGGTAGATGCGGACGGAGTCCATCTTGGGCAGGGGGATCTCCCGCTGGAGCTCGCACGGAAAGTAATGGGCCCGGACAAGCTGATTGGCATCTCGACGCACAATCCAGATCAAGTATTGGCGGCGAGCGCGGGTAAGCCGGACTATCTCGGCTTTGGGCCGATCTTTAAGCCTGGTTCAAAACAAGATCACGATCCGGTGGTGGGAATAGAAGGGCTGCGGGCGATCCGCTCGCTGACCTCTCTGCCGATTTTTGCCATCGGCGGAATTACTATAGAGAACGTCGGTGAAGTGATGAAGGCTGGGGCGAACGGGGTTGCGGTAATCTCAGCCATTCTGAAAGCACCGGATATCAAGCAGGCGGTCAGCGACTTCCTCGCGCAGATGCCAGCACCAGCTTCGTAA
- the bioD gene encoding dethiobiotin synthase translates to MTHGIFITGTDTAVGKTLVTAALAWSLKTLSLDVGVMKPVETGVVKGRPSDADRLRVAAQVCDSLELVRPYAFRLPIAPLDAARAERRSITIPIIMRAYRQLQSQHEVLLVEGAGGVHVPITPTMDALDLIEKLKAPVLVVGRVGLGGVNHALLTLNALRARKIPVIAVVLNRTMPAKTAVTRRQERSTVELLRECSRVPVIGPLPYMAGVDARFEPAVEKLAVRSEMKILTKLVLASARGSR, encoded by the coding sequence GTGACACACGGGATATTCATCACGGGGACGGATACCGCTGTCGGTAAGACGCTGGTGACGGCGGCGCTTGCGTGGAGCTTGAAAACACTGAGCCTCGATGTCGGCGTGATGAAGCCGGTCGAAACCGGCGTAGTGAAGGGCCGACCATCCGATGCCGATCGACTCAGGGTTGCAGCGCAGGTGTGTGATTCCCTCGAACTCGTCAGGCCCTATGCCTTTCGACTTCCGATTGCACCGTTAGACGCAGCGAGGGCTGAACGACGATCCATTACGATCCCAATAATCATGCGAGCCTACCGTCAGCTGCAATCTCAGCATGAGGTATTGCTGGTTGAAGGCGCGGGTGGTGTGCATGTACCGATCACTCCAACGATGGATGCGCTGGATCTGATCGAGAAGCTGAAAGCTCCTGTGCTGGTTGTCGGACGAGTTGGGCTCGGCGGAGTGAATCACGCCCTGCTGACGCTCAATGCCCTACGGGCACGAAAGATCCCGGTCATTGCCGTGGTACTGAATCGGACGATGCCAGCAAAGACGGCGGTAACACGACGACAGGAGCGTTCAACAGTGGAACTGCTGCGGGAGTGTTCGAGAGTGCCAGTGATCGGGCCGCTCCCCTACATGGCTGGCGTTGATGCGCGGTTTGAACCGGCCGTAGAAAAACTCGCGGTGCGCAGCGAGATGAAAATCCTTACGAAGCTGGTGCTGGCATCTGCGCGAGGAAGTCGCTGA